The DNA region GCCCTCGCCCTGGCGGCCATGACCACCAGCGTCGACGCGCAGCTATTTGCGCCTCCGTTCGGCGCAGGCGCCGCAGAGACCTTCCCCCCCGCCGCGCCGACCATCGCCAAGGCCCCGGGCGAGGCCCGCCGTCGGCTGATGCAGGTCCAGGCGCTAATCGACGAGCAACTGTGGGAGGAGGCGATCGACGGCCTCGACGAGCTTGCCGCAAGCGGCGAACGCGGCCTGGTTGAAACGCGGCCCGACGTTTACGTTCCGATCGCGGACGTCTGCCAGTCGATGCTGGCGCGCCTGCCGGCCGACGCGCTGGCCATCTACCGTTCGCGTGTCGACGCCGGCGCCGAGCGACAACTCGCCCGGGGCGTCGCCGAGCGCGACCCGGCCCTCCTGCGGGTAGTGACCGGCCAGTGGCTCGCCAGCTCGGCGGGGGACGAGGCGCTGGCGGCGCTCGGCGAGCTGGCGCTGGAAGCCGGCGCCCCCGGGCAGGCCCGTGCGTACTTTCGGATGGTAAGCCCGCTGCTGGTCGGCCCCACGGGGGCCGACATCCCGCGGGCGCTCCGCGGCATCGACCTGGCCGAGCACGCCGATCACGTGCGGCGTATCTGGCTCGAGTCGCCGCGGCCGGAAGAGCTGGTCGTCTACCCCGACGCATCGATCGCCCCGGCCGGCGCGCTGGGGCGGATGATCGTGGCGAGTATCCGCGAGCGAGACTTCGATCGCGCCCAACGCGAGCTAGAACTGCTCACACTGCTCTGGCCCGATGCAACCGGCACGATCGCCGGCCGCGACGGCCCCCTGGCCGGGCAACTGGAGGAGGCGCTCGCGGCGGCGCGCGATTGGCCCAGCGCGTCTCCCGACGCGACGCGCGTCCCCCCGCTGCTCGGGCGGGTCTGGGCCAAGCCGGTAGAGCTGTTGCACCCGAACCAGCCGGCGATCGAACGCCTGCGGGCTATGGCGCCGGGCATCCGCTTTCAAGCCGGCGTGCTGTTGGCGGCACGCGAGGAGAGCCCCCCGGCCGCCGAGGTGGTGGCGGCCGACGGGCTGGCGATCTTCCGCGACGGGGGGCTGATCCGGGCGGTGTCGCTGGCTGCCGGCCAGCCCGCGGTGACCCCCGAGGGGGTGCTGCTGGACGACGGCCGCGGGGGCGCCGTGCGAGACGCAGCAGCCGGGGCGGGGGGCGGGCCGCTGGGCGCGGGGGTGGGCAACCGACTAATGATCGACCCCCGCCTGCGTCGACTGGTGGTGCAACCCAACATGGCGCCGTCGGTCTTTGCCGCGACGGCCGCCCCCCCGGTCGTTGCTGGCCACGTGGTGTACGCCCAAGAGCCGGCTTACGGCCTGGGGGTCGAGCTGCGGGGCCTCGACCTGCGTCGGGAAGCGATCCTCTCGTTCAAGGCGGCGCCGCCGGAAGGCTGGGCGTTCGCCGGACCACCCTGGGTTGAGGGGCCACGGCTCGTGGTCGCGATCCAACAGAGTGAGGTCCGCGCTCAAGTCGGGCTCGCCTGCTACGCCCGCGACAGCGCACGGCTGCTGTGGCAGACGCCGCTGTGCAGCGGGGCGGCCGGCGGGAGTGCGGCGTCTGGGCAACCGGTGCAGATCGCCGTCGACCAGGGGCTTGCGGTCGTGAACACCAATGTTGGCGCCGTGGCCTGTGTAGAGCTGCAGACGGGGAACGTCCGCTGGTTGCGCACGTACGCCCGGGTCGCCCCCGGGTCGGAAGGGGCGGCTCCCGGGGCATGTTTTGTCGCCCGCGGCATGGCTTATGTCGCTCCCAGCGACAGCGACTCGATCCTGGCGATCGACTTTGCCGACGGTACTCTCCGCTGGCGCCGGCCGGCGGTGGACGGCGGCGGACAACTGCTCGGCGTGGTCGACGGCGTGCTGGTGGGCGCGGGGCAGAAGGTTTTTGGCATCGATGCCGCGTCGGGCTCGCTCCGGTACGCGTGGCCAGACGCCGAGCGGAGCGGCATCCTCGGGGCGGGCGCCGCGGCGCTCGCCGGGGGCGAGCTCTTCTGGGCGGCCGGTGGAGAGCTGCTGACCATGGACCCGCGGACGGGGACGCAGGTGCGGTTGCCCGTGCCGCTGCCATGGAAGGATGCCGGCCCCACGCGGCTCGCACCCAGCCGGGCGGGGATCCTGATCGCAAACGCCCGCCAGCTCGAGCTGCTCGGGCCGGTCCCCGCGACGCGTGAGCCGGCAGAAGAGGGCCGGCTGTCCATCCGCTCCATGGGAACGAGAGATATCGAGTAGACTAAAGAGTTCATCAACAAGGACCTTGCCTCTCAGGCCGGGCAGTGCCGGAGGCCATCCCCCTTGAACGCCCCCACCACTCCGCAATCAAACGAGCTTTACCCTATGAGTGACACTTCTGATCGTGAGGCGATCGCCGAGCTGGGCGAGGCGTGCGGCCGGTTGCGGGCCGAGTTGGGGAAGGTGATCGTCGGCCAGCGCGACGTGGTCGATCAGCTGCTGGTCGCCCTGTTCGCCCGCGGCCACTGCCTGCTCGAAGGGGTGCCCGGCCTGGCCAAAACGCTGCTCATCCGCACGCTTGCCGATGCGCTCTCGCTTGAGTTCAACCGCGTGCAGTTCACCCCCGACCTGATGCCCTCAGACATCACCGGCACCGAGGTGATCCAGCAAGACAAGGCCACCGGCGAGCGGCTGTTCCGTTTCCTCCCCGGCCCCGTGTTCGCCAACATCGTGCTGGCCGACGAGGTGAACCGCACCCCGCCCAAGACGC from Pirellulimonas nuda includes:
- a CDS encoding outer membrane protein assembly factor BamB family protein; the encoded protein is MPQRTRSLRCYATALALAAMTTSVDAQLFAPPFGAGAAETFPPAAPTIAKAPGEARRRLMQVQALIDEQLWEEAIDGLDELAASGERGLVETRPDVYVPIADVCQSMLARLPADALAIYRSRVDAGAERQLARGVAERDPALLRVVTGQWLASSAGDEALAALGELALEAGAPGQARAYFRMVSPLLVGPTGADIPRALRGIDLAEHADHVRRIWLESPRPEELVVYPDASIAPAGALGRMIVASIRERDFDRAQRELELLTLLWPDATGTIAGRDGPLAGQLEEALAAARDWPSASPDATRVPPLLGRVWAKPVELLHPNQPAIERLRAMAPGIRFQAGVLLAAREESPPAAEVVAADGLAIFRDGGLIRAVSLAAGQPAVTPEGVLLDDGRGGAVRDAAAGAGGGPLGAGVGNRLMIDPRLRRLVVQPNMAPSVFAATAAPPVVAGHVVYAQEPAYGLGVELRGLDLRREAILSFKAAPPEGWAFAGPPWVEGPRLVVAIQQSEVRAQVGLACYARDSARLLWQTPLCSGAAGGSAASGQPVQIAVDQGLAVVNTNVGAVACVELQTGNVRWLRTYARVAPGSEGAAPGACFVARGMAYVAPSDSDSILAIDFADGTLRWRRPAVDGGGQLLGVVDGVLVGAGQKVFGIDAASGSLRYAWPDAERSGILGAGAAALAGGELFWAAGGELLTMDPRTGTQVRLPVPLPWKDAGPTRLAPSRAGILIANARQLELLGPVPATREPAEEGRLSIRSMGTRDIE